One genomic window of Hippocampus zosterae strain Florida chromosome 12, ASM2543408v3, whole genome shotgun sequence includes the following:
- the nyx gene encoding nyctalopin, protein MTFVAFTVSLLILLPPAALTRWACPRACPQSCSCTQEKSCSVLCDRSGLSELPREFPCEASAINLEKNRLKFLSERAFGTLPSLKSLSLDHNNISFITPGAFKGLSNLVELKMAHNEYISYLHTRTFTGLKKLVRLDLSDCNLFNIPDRIFIEQTALKELLCFQNKFRRIPGAIRGMENLTHIYLERSKIEAVAYNSLLGLGSLKYLNLQENRINVIHDQAFQDLMRLENFYLNDNLLSDLPRLAFKGLSRLKMLNLGGNQLTNVSKTWFSDLVELEILYLDRNHLVYIEEGTFENLTSLITLHLNSNNLSTLPFPVFQPIYFLGRLYLFRNPWECDCSLEWLKEWMENYNLVRDIPCSSPSSVAGLDLGEVVFAKVNGTCVDPAELNLTTVSSEVASTTENRFNSLISRLMHQELREEAVNGTDGARNGTLPEAEDGQLSAGVRGQHCQTQMPAFYFLVAWLVFSLDEWWMLFYMNGWKLL, encoded by the exons ATGACGTTCGTTGCTTTCACTG TCTCACTGCTGATCCTGCTGCCTCCGGCGGCACTGACCCGCTGGGCGTGCCCGCGGGCCTGTCCGCAGTCCTGTTCCTGCACACAAGAGAAGAGCTGCAGCGTGCTGTGCGACCGCTCGGGCCTCTCTGAGCTGCCCAGAGAGTTTCCCTGCGAAGCCTCAGCCATCAACCTGGAAAAGAACAGACTCAAGTTCCTGTCGGAACGGGCCTTTGGTACCCTTCCATCCCTCAAGTCCCTCTCTCTGGACCACAACAACATCTCCTTCATCACCCCTGGAGCCTTCAAG GGTCTCTCCAACCTGGTAGAACTGAAAATGGCGCACAACGAGTACATCAGCTACCTTCACACTCGGACCTTCACAGGCCTCAAGAAGCTGGTGCGCCTTGACCTGTCCGACTGCAACCTCTTCAACATCCCGGATCGCATCTTCATCGAACAGACGGCGCTCAAGGAGCTGCTGTGCTTCCAGAACAAGTTCCGCAGGATCCCTGGCGCCATCCGGGGTATGGAAAACCTGACCCACATCTACCTGGAGAGGAGCAAGATCGAGGCGGTGGCCTACAATTCACTGCTGGGCCTGGGCAGCCTCAA GTACTTGAACCTCCAAGAGAACCGCATCAATGTCATCCACGACCAGGCCTTCCAGGACCTTATGCGGCTGGAGAACTTCTACCTCAACGACAACCTGCTGTCCGACCTGCCGCGGCTCGCCTTCAAGGGCCTCAGCCGCCTCAAGATGCTCAACCTCGGTGGGAACCAGCTGACCAATGTCTCCAAAACCTGGTTCAGCGACCTGGTGGAGCTGGAGATCCTGTACCTGGACAGGAACCACCTGGTGTACATTGAAGAAGGAACCTTTGAGAACTTAACCAGCCTGATCACTCTCCATTTGAACAGCAACAACCTCAGCACTCTCCCCTTCCCGGTGTTCCAGCCTATCTATTTTCTGGGTCGCCTCTACTTGTTTAGGAACCCCTGGGAATGTGACTGCTCCTTAGAATGGCTGAAGGAGTGGATGGAGAACTACAACCTGGTGCGGGACATCCCGTGCTCGTCACCGTCGTCGGTGGCAGGACTTGATCTGGGCGAGGTGGTCTTTGCCAAAGTGAACGGCACATGCGTAGACCCCGCCGAACTGAACTTGACCACGGTGTCCTCAGAGGTGGCCTCCACCACAGAGAACCGCTTCAACAGCCTCATTTCCAGACTGATGCACCAGGAACTCCGGGAAGAGGCGGTCAACGGGACGGATGGTGCTCGCAACGGGACGCTGCCGGAAGCCGAGGACGGACAGCTCAGTGCCGGTGTCAGAGGGCAACACTGTCAAACGCAGATGCCGGCTTTCTATTTTCTTGTGGCTTGGCTCGTTTTCAGTTTGGATGAATGGTGGATGTTATTTTACATGAACGGGTGGAAGCTTTTGTAA